From the genome of Triticum aestivum cultivar Chinese Spring chromosome 1A, IWGSC CS RefSeq v2.1, whole genome shotgun sequence:
TGTGGCAATAGTCCACCCCTCATCGCTGACCAGGGGAGGCGTGGCTATAGTGCGCGCGGCTCCGCTGACCGGGGCAGCCGACATCAGCGCGGCCCGATGCTATGCCAACTGCCTCGTAACACGGAGGACAACGTGCCATAGTGGCGAGCTACTAGTGGGTGCCACAgccggcgggtcccagcagtcggcGAGCCCCACTGGAAGACAGAGATAATGACACTAGGGCCCCGTCCGTCTTTCTTTATCACTTGTAACCTAGGAGGCCAGGCTATAAGACCTCCCAGGAGCCCCCGTGAGGAGGGGGGCGGCCTcattctacacacacacacacacacacatgcaaggAGAAGACGAGAGCTAGTTCCTTCCTCCTCATCCACTCATACAGCTCAAGGAGAAACATTGGTAGTTCTTGTGATCCTCACAGATGAtccggcaggactaggggtgttacctTCCTTGGAAGCCCCAAACCTAGGTAGACCGTGTCTCACACCGCTTGTCCCCAATCTCACTTTCGGAACCCAGCGACGTCCTTTGGCCCCAACCACACTCGATAAGCTTACCCATGGCATCTGCCGTAAgaacaccacgacagttggcgcccaccgtgaggcgGTCCACGACATCAGCCAGAGTCAAGTTTCGGATGAGACCCTTCGCTCCCTCTGGCGAGCGCATCGCACGGTCTGATCAGCCTGCCCGGTGCAGCCGGCTGCGCCGGCTTAGGTGCGACGGTTGACGCGGGTGCCGCCTGCTTGCAGGCGGCTCCGCTGTCCCCTTCGGCGAGCTGCGCATCTTTGTCACGCTCGCTCCCGACGAGTGCCCTAGCAGTCCGGCTCCGGGCCGGCCGGGCATGACGCGACGGCTCTGGTCGGCTGACCATGAGTCGGCAAGCGGCAGGTCAGTGGCAGTCCCATCCAACCATATGGCAAGACTGCTCCCCACGACGGAGAGAGCATGGCAATAGTCCACCCCTCCCGCTGACCtggggaggcgtggctacagtgcgcgCGGCTCCGCTGACCGGGGCGATCGATATCAACACAGCCCGGCACTGTGCCAACTGCCCCGCTGTGCGAAGGACGACGTGCCATAGTGGCGAGCTGCCGGTGGCTCCCACACCCAATGGGCCTCACTGGAAGATAGAGACAATGACACCAGGGCCCCGCCCACCTTATTTTATCACTTGTAACCTGGGAGGCCAGGCTATAAGACCTCCCAGGAGCCCCCTGTCCCCCTGAGGAGGGAGTCGGCCTCATTCCACACACACACCCACTCACATGCAAGGAGAAGAGGAGAGCTAGTTCCTTCTTCCTCTTCCACTCATACAGCTCAAGAAGCAACATTGTAGTTCTTGTGATCCTCATAGACGATCcgacaggactaggggtgttacctCCCTTGGAGGACCCCAAACCTGGGCACATCGTGTGTCTCGCACCGCTTGTCCCCAATCTCGCTTCCGGAACCCACCGGCGTCCTTTAGCCCCAAACACACTCGATAATCCTACGCATGACATCTGCCGTGAGAATACCACGCACCATCGATCCAGAAACTGAGCTTTATAGCCTTACAAAATACAGGATGAAGGAAAAAGTAAGAAAGTAAAAAAATTGAAGCTGGTAGACACCGTCTCTTTGCCGGGAAGGTAAACAACAACGCACACGCGATCTTCAGCCTTCCGCTAAGGGATGGACACGATCTAGAGCTTTAAGAAGCCGCGAAGCGGTATGGGCGTCAGACAAGTATCATACCGCAAATGGATGGTACTGGGAGTTCGCGCGAACAACTTCAAATTCAAACTTAACAGAATCTCTGTCTGCAGTGTTCTAAACCTTTAGATGCTCGGTGTTAGATCctgacaacccccccccccccccaacaactcCAGACATGTCCTCAATACTGGAACTTTGGAAAAACCTTTTGTATGAATGTTGCGTCTTCTCAAGTGGGATCCGCATCGTCCATGTTACTCCACTTGATGAGCCAACGCACAACAGGAATGTGAATGTGACTTTTAGCTCTTGGGATGAGTTTCCTTTATAGCAACTTATCTGCTTCTAGAAGAATTGTGCCATCAGCATTAAGTAGTTTTTTATCACCTTATACTCCAGCAGGTGGGATTTTATTGCCGAGATGGCGTGTTTATGCAACGACTTCCCAGCTCCAGACCTGTACCGaactgccaccgccgccgcacgccACCGGGGAACACTACCGCCAACTGCTCCGGTGAGAAGTGAAGGATTTTACGGCTCCTCCAACTCCACTGCGGCACCAGATCTCACGCCGCCGAGGAGATGAACCAAGCTCTGATTACCACTTGTCAGATCCGAGTTGGTCTGAAGAACAGAATTCAGAAACTGAAACTGAATTTAACTTGAACTAGCCAATTTTATTGGAAGAAATGGAGAGCACTTTTGCTTCGAATTAAGAGGAACCTAAGGCCAGCCAGGAACACTGGCGCTAAGGGGATACAAGAGATGGTTCTCCATCAATCCAGAAACTGAGCTTTATAGCCTTACAAAATACAAAATGAAGAAAAAGGTAAGAAAGTAAAAACTGGTAGACACTATTCTCTTTGCCGGAGAGGTAAACAGCGACGCGCGTGATCTTCAGCCGTCCGATGCGGGATGGACGTGATCCAGAGCTTTAAGAAACCGCAGACCGGTACGGGCATCGGAGAAGTGTCATATCGCAGATGAACGGTACTAGGAGCTTCCCGCCAACAGCTTCGAATTCAAACTCAACTGGATCTCTGTCTGCAGTTATCACAACAACACAATCTACAGTACCTATCTGCATTATTATATGTATATCTCATCGTATTGCCCGTTGCTCTTTTGTTTGctcatccagaattagccaaattAGCTTGTGCATCCATACGTGAATACTTACAACACTTTTTTCTCTCAACAGATGTCAGGCACAGGAAACTAGGCACTACCTGCCTGCTGCCTCCTGTTTACCACCGCCTGCTCCATCTGATGTGGCTTCAGTGTCTCCAATGCCATTGTTACCTGGGCAAACACGCTGGAAATTGCAGGTTCGTGCACAGTCGAAGCAAAAAAGAATCATGATGGACAGGTGCGTAATCTTCGCCCCCGGCCCAGTCCACTTGCATCCCAACTTTCACAAAAGCTCGGTTGTGCCCATCCGGTGCTCCAATGTTGACTTGGATCATGTCCTCAGTGGCGTACCAGTGTCCAGAGCCACCTTCCCGATGAAATACCTGGGACTCCCACTCTCGGTCTGGCAGCTCAAGTATGTAGATTTCCAATACCTTGAGGACAAGGCGGCCGGCAAACTTGTCACCTGGGACGGGCAAAACATCACCACCATCGGGCGCACGACACTTGTCAAATCAGTCATTGCCTCCCAGGCAGTGTATGCCATCACGCCCCTCATCGTGCCACCACGCTCTCTTCACAATATCAACAAATTGGAGAGGGCCTTTCTCTGGTCTGGTTCAGATAAGACGACCGGTGCCAAATGTAAAGTGAATTGGAAGGTGGTATGTCGCCCCAAGGAATATGGAGGCCTTGGGGTTCTAGACACTGACAAGTTTGCTCGGGCCTTACGTCTTAGATGGCCTTGGTATGAATGGAAGGCACCGAACAAGCTTTGGGTGGGGCTTGGGAACCCCTGCACGGAGGACGACATGGACTTTTTCTATGCCTCAACGACCATCATTTTGGGCAATGGAGCCAAAACACCTTTTTGGGACTCCCCATGGCTTCTTGGGCGGAAACCGAAGGACATTGCTCCTTTAATATACGGTGCCTTCACGCGTAAGAATTGGAAAGTGCGTGAAGCCCTCGATGGAAATGCTTGGATTCTTAAGATCAACCATAACATCGTCGCTTCCATTGCCCACATCCGTCAGTTCTTCACGTTATGGATGTTGGTGCATGATCTACACCTGGACACACAAGCTGACGATGACATTATCTAGAAACATGCCAATAACGGGATCTACTCGGCGGCCACTGCATACAAGGCACAGTTCCTCGGCTTGACGCTATCGTCTATGGACTTCATGATCTGGAAGGCTTGGGCCCCTCCCAAGATCAAATTCTTTGCTTGGTTGGCTATCCAAGACCGGATTTGGACTGCCGACAGATTAGAGCGGCGCGGATGGGAAAACTGTGGACTTTGCCCACTCTGCAGGACTGAAGGCGAGACAGGCGCGCACCTCTTCTTCAAATGTCGCTACACTATTAGGCTATGGAACTCGGTCATCCTTGAATTCGGTCTTGCTCACATGGACACCTCTTCTTGGCACTTGGATGGATCCGTTTTGGAATGGTGGGACAAGCGAACCAGCTTGCAAAACCCAGATCGACGAGCCTTGGCCTCCCTTACAATGTTGGTTTCTTGGACAATCTGGAACAAGCGTAACGCTCGGGTCTTCCGTCGCAAGAGTGCACCACCACCGGTCCTCCTCCGGACTATCATCGATGACGCCAAGCTTTGGGTTCTTGCGGGTGCTAAAAAACTGGGGTCCATTATTGTACGCGAGTAGTTGCCATGCCGTGTGTGTGGTCACTTATAACACCCTAAAACTCTTCTCTCTTATTTAatgaatgaggcaaatcttttgcctccatttcgAAAAAAAAAAACCACGCCATGTCTCGCCGTATATGATATGATCCGCCCATCGGCTGCTGCTCATCAGGTGGCCGTTCAGCATCTCGTATggcatgcaatgcaatgcaattgGGAGCTGGAGAATGGATGAATCCAAAGATACAGTACAGTTGAAATCTTTGCAACTAGACATTCAAGCGTTGCAAAAATTTCAGAGCTGATGATAGAAAAGAGCGGGACTTTTTCGCAACTGTTGCGAAGAGTTTTTATCAGTGTTCAGGAGAATTTTGACACAATTCAGAGCGATTTGACCAAGCTATTTGCAGTAATTGATGTCAATTCAGGAAAAGCTGGGAGAACAAATTACCTCCAGGAACACCTAACTCTCAGAAGAAAGAAACTCCCAGTGTCAACCAAGGAACACCTATGAAAATTCATATTCCTGTGATAACACCACCGCCTGATCTGGGTAAATCCGCTGTCATTGGATCAGCAGTTCTAAGAGATCACACTGGCAAGGAAGTGAATCTGGATGGCACACAGAAATTGCCCTACAGACACCCCCATTTTGGTCAAGGCCAACACCAGTCCAGACCTGAAGACTTAGCAAACATGCAGCACACTATTGCTGTTCAGACAATGGTTAACAGAGAACCTGTTGAACAGTTAGCTGAAACTAGCAGACAACAATTGTTAAACCTGCCAAGCTCAACATCCCTGAATTTGCAGGGCAAGATGCAGACTCATGGGATACAGACAATTGAGCAATATTTTGACTCTGCTAGAATCCCTCTTGAACAGAGAACTGAAATTGCTATTACTTACTTAAAAGGGAGATGCTATGCAATGGTGGGGAGGTACTGGTTTCTATGCTGGCAAATTACCATGGCACAGGTTTTGCAGAAACTTGAATGACAGATTTGCATGGCACAAATTACACGCAGCCTGCATGGTTCGAAATAAAAAAGGGCATCACAGCAAGCAATTTTTATTAAAACAAAACATCACACCATCTCGAATCAAGGCTCTTGATCTGACAAGTTAACAAAAACACAATACATGAACCAGGCTACATTGCACGTATATCCTTGCTGGTCTGTCAAGTCAACATGCAAAGTCAAATACAGCTTTCCGTATATCATACAAGGATGAACATATATCCTTCAACAACAACAAAACAAGGAGGAACATCTACAATTATGTTCTTTGAATCAAAACTTACAGCTGTACACAAATACAGTGGTTATAACCAGGCACTGAGGAACATAtatccctcaacaacaacaaaataaggATGAACATCTACAACTGTGTTCTTTGAATCAAAACTTACAGCTGTACACAAATACAGCGGTTATAGCGAGGCCACTGCTCAGTGGTAAGTAGGTACACAGCCGAAAAGCAGAAAGGCAAACACTTAGGGGGCATCGGGTTGGAAACATCAGCATTTCGCTCAATTTGCCAGCATAAGGTCTGACAACAGTTATTACCTCATCCATGTCCATCTCAACCAAAACGGCGTGAGTGAGGTTATCTTGAAGTAAGTTGGTTTTGGAGTGGATGGGCACCCGAGTGATCTGATGAGCTCTTCGACAGGCAAGATCTTGAACTTCTTTTGAGAATTCATGGCAACATTGTCCACCTTATGCTGGTAAATCTTCCCATTCTTATCCAACTTATACTCTGACATGCCATCAAAGCGGCTACGACCATCCTGTAGGAATCTAGGGATGCCATGAACGATCCACCGGACCATAATTACATTGTCGACTGGTTGCCATATAGTAGCAATGTCAATccacaaggccttgaagaaaaTCTGACCGGTAAAGCGCAGCGCCCAGAATATCCTTTTATAGCTATCAATACCCACGAATTTACTGAGAGGATCTTTGAAGACAATATCTTCTCTGGAGATAGTGGCATATGGTTAAGAAAGAAGAAGACAGGAGTTGAATAAATCTTGAGAAATGAATATACCATGGGAGTATAATTCTCATGACGGTATACCCCACTACAAATAATATCAAGACCATACAGATGGTGCAAAAAGCTGAGGCCCTCGAAAGCCGCCAGCAAAAAGCAGAAGTACTATACTATACAAAACTAGATTGCATTCCACACGAAGGTATGGTTCAAGGCTTCAAGCTTCTCCACACAAGAAACAAAGAAAGTTATATTTAAGTTTTACCCAAATTATTGGCGCATTAGGCCTGACAGTTCTGTGGCTATCAAGAGCCAATAATGTAATATGAAAGCAATTTCTCGTAACTGGAGTTGGTAAAGTTTTTGTGATGTATAGATTTTACAGTTACATGTCTTCTTTTATCAGTTTCGACTAACAAATTTCTTCATAGCAAAGAGATAGTATCAAGTATTGTTCCAGCCTTTTTTTGGAGCAGAATGATGGAAGTCTTTCAAGTGGTTCAATGATAATTAAGATCCATAGAAGCCGGAAGGTAAAAACAGAACAAAGATTTGGCTAATAAGATCATTTCTGGGGGGAGACTGTAGGGGAGGCTCTGACAGTATATTATAATACAAAAAGAGAATATGTTTACAAGAGCGAGGGGCCAAGAATATACATGAAAGATGGACTCCTAAGACAACTTTGTTCTACCTCCTAGATCAATTCCACCTCCCATGGCAAGCCTTTGCCAATGCCATTTCTGTAAGATGGGCTGGGAACAGAACTAGTTCTTAGGCTTCAGCGGCCTCAGCAACCAAAATACTATCATAAAGAGGGAAAGAACGATCTCCCGCAAGGCTGTAGGCCAGTGGATCATTATTCCAGGAGTCGTGGCAGTTGTGCCATAGGAGGGTGGTATCCCCGTGGGCGACTTCCCAGTGTAAATGCTCCTGCAGCTAGTGTTGAGCTTCATTATGCTTTTCTGATCCAGAATAAACCAATCGGGACGGTGGCATGCGGCTCCTAGTTTTGGTAATATCTCCAAGTAAGTTTGACCCATGGAATGTCTTTGCTGTAGATGGAAAAAATTGAGCAGCGAAGCCTCATTCAGAATAGATCGATGCTGCTGCAGGGATTGGCAATATCCTGTCGCCTCATATTTACCCCAGAGGCATATGCGTCGGGCTCCGCCGATATACTCTTTAACGCCGTCCGGGAGCTTGAGGGTGCCGGGACAGTAGGTGAGTAGAGAGCTTTGGACCGACTTAACTACTTTAAGCTTAACACCAAATCATACAAATGAGGAATAGGAGGCAAGCCGCTGTTCCATCTGGTTCAAGAGAGGCGTGGAGTCCCGAATAAGATCATTACAGGAATTTGTGTGCTCACATGCATGTACAGAGATGACTTCAAATAAACTAGTCTAGATTTTGCATGATTTATCTGTAGTTCTGCATGGAAGTTCGTAAGTTAGTATGGGACTACACAAACAAAGAAGTAGCAAACAAACAAGGAATTCTCTGTTTAAGAGTTAAGATATTACACCAGATAGAAACTGTTGATGCTATTAAAAGATTGAGCTTCATTTATCGACTAGTGTACGTTCTACAAGAAATAAGTAATACTAATAAGTTACCAAATTCATGAACCCCAGAATTCAAGTGTAGGAGGTGTTTGGTTGGGCTTTTAGCTGGTTTTCCATGCTTACAAGCCAGCAGCCGAACCAAACAGCTGGCTTTTATTCGGCTTATTCATATAAAACCAAGCTAAGACTATTCCATACAACCCTTGGGCAGGGTTCCACTATCTCATGGTAACAGAACAAAGCCTCCAGGAAGATTCAAACAGAAAAGTAAAGAGGGTTTTAACTACCATCTACTGCTAACAGAGTACAGAGTCCAAAAACGAAATCTTCGGAGGGTGCAGTTTCCAGCAAACCAGACAAACCAACAGGTACCAAAAAGGACCATTTGTGGCTTGGGCAACTGCATGAACCCATATGTATGCCAATGTCCATTAAGGCTGATCAATAAAgcttgaaagataaaagaaaagGTACCAGAAAGGAAACCAGAAAAGCATTACAGCAGCGCCCAGGGCTGGACGACAGCACAGGTCCAAACAGCACCCAGGGCTGGAGATAGCACAGGTTCAAACAGCACCCAGGGCTGGATAATAGACTGAGGGCATCTCTAACTGATCCCCTAAAAACCTTTAGAGGAGGATAAATCATGTTTTCCTCCTCCAAACCGGAACTAACCAGAGCCCAAAAATTGTTAGTGGAGTAAAAAAAAATACTCTGAGCTGGCCGCGATGCTTAAATATACTCGGCCGAGTAGTCACGGAGTAGAACTCCCCCACCCCACTTCGCCTCACTTACCACCACCTAATCCACGtcagcgcgcccccacccttaccCGCATATACTCCGCCGCCGGACCGCCACCGATAATGACCGGATCCGACCGCCGCCGCTCCCCACTGCCAATCCCCAGCGCTCGGCCCGCGGATCCAGGCCGCCACGAGTGTCGCCGCGCCGGTGcttcctgatgcggagcatcctatagacatcaccatgtcaagagtccgtttggcaagtgacacacgcaacctctacttcacatacataaaggtgaatcatctcctttacacgtgttcacttgaccccttcgaggatggtatactacttgacattcctctcgtgtgcatgcataggtattgccggagcttcacggacgaggaggaggagtgaaagcgccaaggatcacctacaccatccgcgagggaagcatggaagcggaGACGGAAGAAACGGAGCTGCTGCAAGCTACAACCATCAGACATCCGGTACCTGACGCATCCCAGACGGCCAGAAGAACTACAGCTGGCGCGTGCTACAGCGGCCAGACGACCGACGCCCACCGGATGTCTGACAAGTCCCagtcaccggacgtccgacacccaaCGGATATCCGGTGTCACCTGTCCAGAGAAGAATCATCGGAAGTCCGACGtcctccggacgtccggacccccgcgagcgaccggacgtccgacactgcgtgtgcgcagccgggcctttggccttgtatctctctcccacttacccTTCCGTGGCTTaggctataaatagaccacctccacctcctttctagggttagcaaatatgatagctcatttgtatgagctttgctcctacctacctctactcttgagagagagagagagactaccactcccatggagttcaagacctccatgtgagaagatcctgcgggatatcatcaaggcccctcacgggaagatccgtctaggatatcatcaagatctcctcttggagatgaactttaccttgtatctttccctttgttgttcatgtaccttgtggaccttgtgtgtttgattgtctagtggatgtgtgattggacttgttcttgagtgatTCCCCTCGTgctcttcgtaggatcccctccatttcgtgaaagatcagccttagggtttccaccctacatcatcttggtatcatgagccatggttgatcacgaatttggagtcccTACCCCCCATTTTCTagcttaattttgttgtgttcttcctcaaattcaaaaatccccaccaaaaatagccccaattatttttgtgatttgttggtttgatgatgttttgttgattttgatccatggatttgcttggtttcgagtggatctagcatctgcCCAAGTTTCGCCACTTTCCATCTACGAAATCtcttcaattttgaccccaaaatctccATTTTCCACCCAAAATCGCGCCCCGAAACTCGCATCTCGAGTTGACccagacccaccggacgaccgacacttTCTCGGATGTCCGAGCCCCTGGAACCACCAGACGTCCGACActcaccggacgaccggaaccacCCAACAGAGACAAAACCTCGAATTTCCGGCCTTTTCCAAACGTCCGTTCCGCCCAGCCCTCGGACTTCCGACGTTTCTCGGACGTCCAACacctgtagatatcaacttcggctgatttttgtttcggccataactaattcatccgaactccaattttgacgttctttagctcgttttgaagctattgacaaaaatacttccaacatcatttgactccatcatatttttggaactttggcatctttacCTAGGGCCTTCTCCACATCATacgcattaccaccaccgacttccgcaacctaacccattttgttcaccatagcattagtggtcgcttgagtagtgattcgagtctcctaaggtgtttcagctacatAGGGACGTTGCtacttcatcaaccaccaccttaccttccgcataaccttgcccaccatacacttccaccaccccaacttaacccaattttgtttgagttgtgagttgtgtctcctaaggtgtttcggctacttagggacggggaCCTCAACTTCGACATCGTGCATAGTCCACCAACATAACCTTCAgttccgcattgcgtactccaaaacccatcattgcatttccgcaatccctttgagcttccgcaaaaccaccaccactttccgctacaaccatttgacatttgacatttgagattttgagttcgcggtttttccgtttcctaaggtgtttcggctaattagggacgggtctccatcatcttggtatctacatcaagaacaccaccactcatcatcgccacgaacggtaacctctatatcaccttggtatcgtggtatccgaTCATTGTACATTCTTCTTGCCATtgtattgataacccctagcccattttgcgccacttgcctatcgagactagccattgagtattgccggcaacgttacttgtgcacattagtgatcacgatctacaccttccattgcatacataccatatcatattggtatcatcatatcatctcttgtgtcacaagtttgttcccgcatatatacaattgctatcttggtttgtgcatttcgcatagtggccatataaaaaaaagaataaagcttttaagcaaagaaaatgagagcaaagaagcttctaagcaatagccatagcatcataccacattgcatataagattgtcatatctgatcatcttggatcataacaccgggaaccatacatacatatcatactagggatagaagtcgttgcattttgtctcttataggttgtgcacaagtgtcatatccgcctattgagcaatcgagctagcgtctctctagcgttgtgcaacaagagcatttttcgtggattccacattttgagctcattccttggttgcacggcccCACTTATctatctctgtgtgtgtgtgtttccgtgtgccattcttcgctattggtctacttgttgcacttgcgaatttgtgaatctctttcaacattattgactcttgccaagttgtgaaggggagccttggcgcagtggtaaagctgctgccttgtgaccatgaggtcatgggttcaagtcctggaaacagcctcttacagaaatgtagggaaaggctgcgtactatagacccaaagtggtcggacccttcc
Proteins encoded in this window:
- the LOC123042076 gene encoding uncharacterized protein isoform X1, which gives rise to MGLLVQAPNLAGARRPTALVVRSDRGGRFKVTAAASGGSVKEEEEEKGTGKKEKIVIRVLDPVRERRLPPPLFSAPETPAESPAAIRRPEEDGEERRRYYVNMGYAIRTLREELPDVFCEEPSLDIYREDIVFKDPLSKFVGIDSYKRIFWALRFTGQIFFKALWIDIATIWQPVDNVIMVRWIVHGIPRFLQDGRSRFDGMSEYKLDKNGKIYQHKVDNVAMNSQKKFKILPVEELIRSLGCPSTPKPTYFKITSLTPFWLRWTWMR